One Mesorhizobium sp. J428 DNA segment encodes these proteins:
- a CDS encoding ABC transporter permease: protein MTAAIDEMIAEPAAAGRSRVRASVFARFSAYLQAAPLALILGAFLLLPILMIAIVSFWDYDFAAMYPDFITLNYAETLGSWVTWKTYLNTLKYAAIVWALTIFIGFWVAYYLAFHIRTTTMQMVLFLVCTVPFLTSNIIRMISWIPVLGRNGLVNSALVSSGIVPAPIEWLLYSDFAVVLAMVHLYTLFMVTPIFNTLMRIDRSLVEAARDAGATSWQILTNVIIPLAKPGMAIGTIFVVTLVMADFSTVQVMSGGQSASVALMMKNQMSLLQYPAAAANAVVLLVLVLLMVAGILRIVDIRKEL, encoded by the coding sequence ATGACCGCAGCCATTGACGAGATGATCGCCGAACCTGCGGCCGCAGGCCGGAGCCGCGTCCGGGCCTCGGTCTTCGCGCGCTTTTCCGCTTATCTGCAGGCGGCGCCGCTGGCGCTCATCCTCGGCGCATTCCTGCTCCTGCCGATCCTGATGATCGCGATCGTGTCCTTCTGGGACTACGACTTTGCCGCGATGTATCCCGATTTCATCACCCTCAACTATGCCGAGACGCTCGGCTCCTGGGTGACATGGAAAACCTATCTCAACACGCTGAAATACGCGGCCATCGTCTGGGCGCTGACCATCTTCATCGGCTTCTGGGTCGCCTACTACCTCGCCTTCCACATCCGCACGACGACGATGCAGATGGTGCTCTTCCTCGTCTGCACGGTGCCGTTCCTGACCTCCAACATCATCCGGATGATCTCGTGGATCCCCGTGCTCGGCCGAAACGGCCTGGTGAACTCGGCGCTGGTCTCCTCGGGCATCGTCCCTGCCCCGATCGAATGGCTGCTCTATTCGGACTTTGCCGTCGTGCTGGCCATGGTCCATCTCTACACGCTGTTCATGGTGACGCCGATTTTCAACACGCTGATGCGCATCGACCGGTCGCTGGTCGAGGCCGCGCGCGACGCCGGCGCCACGAGCTGGCAGATCCTCACCAACGTCATCATCCCGCTCGCCAAGCCCGGCATGGCGATCGGCACCATCTTCGTCGTCACCCTGGTGATGGCCGACTTCTCGACCGTGCAGGTCATGTCCGGTGGCCAAAGCGCCTCGGTCGCCCTGATGATGAAGAACCAGATGTCGCTGCTGCAATATCCGGCCGCCGCCGCGAACGCGGTGGTGCTCTTGGTCCTCGTTCTCCTGATGGTCGCAGGCATCCTGCGCATCGTCGACATCCGCAAGGAGCTCTGA
- a CDS encoding aspartate/glutamate racemase family protein: MRILVVNPNTTASMTKTIEAAAAAAAARGTMIEAATSGMGPVSIEGYYDEVFAMPGLLAEIRRGEAGGAQAAVIACFDDTGLDAARSMASIPVIGICEAALTLASFVASRFTVVTTSERSRVPVEELVRRYGFASRAKVRVAGVPVLALEDPTSGAVAKLKVEIARALDDDHAEAIVLGCAGMADLAAAMQREFGLPVIDGVGAAVKQAEALIALGLTTGKRGAYAPPLPKRFAGMLADFAPPVT; the protein is encoded by the coding sequence ATGCGCATTCTCGTCGTCAACCCGAACACCACCGCCTCGATGACCAAGACCATCGAGGCGGCCGCGGCCGCGGCCGCGGCCAGGGGAACCATGATCGAGGCGGCGACATCAGGCATGGGACCGGTATCGATCGAAGGCTATTACGACGAGGTCTTTGCGATGCCTGGCCTGCTCGCCGAGATCCGGCGTGGCGAGGCCGGCGGCGCGCAGGCGGCGGTGATTGCCTGCTTCGACGACACGGGGCTGGATGCCGCGCGTTCGATGGCCTCGATCCCGGTCATCGGCATCTGCGAGGCTGCACTTACGCTGGCTTCCTTTGTCGCGTCCCGCTTCACCGTAGTGACCACCAGTGAACGCTCGCGCGTGCCGGTGGAGGAACTGGTCCGCCGCTACGGCTTTGCCTCGCGCGCCAAGGTGCGCGTCGCGGGCGTGCCGGTGCTGGCGCTGGAGGACCCGACCTCGGGCGCGGTTGCGAAGCTCAAGGTGGAGATCGCCCGCGCGCTGGACGACGATCACGCCGAGGCGATCGTGCTCGGCTGCGCCGGCATGGCCGACCTCGCGGCGGCCATGCAGCGGGAATTCGGCCTGCCAGTTATCGACGGGGTCGGCGCGGCGGTGAAGCAGGCCGAGGCGCTGATCGCGCTTGGTCTGACGACCGGCAAGCGCGGCGCCTACGCCCCGCCGCTGCCCAAACGCTTCGCCGGCATGCTCGCCGATTTCGCTCCGCCGGTCACGTGA